One Tamlana carrageenivorans genomic region harbors:
- the ilvN gene encoding acetolactate synthase small subunit produces MSEDIKTFTISVYTENNIGLLNRISAIFQRRHINIESLTTSQSEIDGVNRFVIVVNVTKTNAEKIVKQIEKQVETIKAYYHTDEETIFTESCMFKIKSELLFEEPQIQNIIKESNTRIVTVNKEFFVLEKSGRRNEIESLRRDLNVFGIMQFVRSGRIAVTKDEMKITELLSAFNNQ; encoded by the coding sequence ATGAGTGAAGACATAAAAACATTTACGATTTCTGTGTATACCGAAAATAATATCGGATTGCTAAATCGTATCTCAGCTATTTTTCAGCGCCGACATATTAATATTGAAAGTTTAACCACTTCGCAATCAGAAATAGACGGTGTGAATCGTTTTGTGATTGTGGTTAATGTGACCAAGACCAATGCTGAAAAAATAGTGAAGCAAATTGAAAAGCAAGTGGAAACCATAAAGGCGTATTATCATACCGATGAGGAAACGATTTTTACCGAGTCTTGTATGTTTAAAATTAAGTCGGAATTGCTTTTCGAAGAGCCTCAAATCCAAAACATCATTAAAGAAAGTAACACGCGTATTGTAACGGTAAATAAAGAGTTTTTTGTACTTGAAAAATCGGGTAGAAGAAATGAAATAGAATCTTTACGTCGCGATTTAAATGTTTTTGGTATCATGCAATTTGTACGTTCTGGACGTATTGCAGTAACTAAAGATGAAATGAAAATAACTGAATTGCTTTCAGCATTCAATAATCAATAA